DNA from Branchiostoma lanceolatum isolate klBraLanc5 chromosome 6, klBraLanc5.hap2, whole genome shotgun sequence:
TCCATCCCAAGAGACATACATTAAGtatgtatactacatgtacaaagattgATCTAAGGTTACCTTTTTCTCCAGTAGAGACATTTGACAAAGATTCAAATAAAGTTACACAAGTACGCCTTCAAATGTACGCCTAAAACACCCGTTTACAATGGTGCATATTCACTTCTAATCTCGAAGATCTTGTGAGGGTTGGCCGACAGATGAGTCAGTTTCCTGatgtctaaaaaaaaacacgcagCATAACCTCGAGGTACTCCgtgttccagactgtttatcgggcctttttagccggttccctttcgccggtaccttgtagtcagttccttcggCCTCACAGATACCccagcccgcagaaccctaaGCACACCGGGGGACCCGAGGGGCTACaatccccggagcgttgataaagaccgggcgggcagactgttcttgggccgccAAAacaaatcgctagcgacccggtactagtccgGCGCCCAGGGAAGGCCTCGGGGATGACCTGGTGCGATAACGATTtcgaaaagttttaaaagttaaaaaaagagcatactgctgcagtacctacaACATCATAAAATTGATGCCAGACATTTTTGCTGACTATGCATTGTGAAGGTTTTCCTACATTTCACCACTTATTTGTTTAGACATCGTGGTACAACAATAAAGGATAAAAATAGAGGCTGAGGAGCAAACATTTTCGAGTCCCTTACCTCACGGGCACGCAGGGTTGAAGCAATACTCCCAGCGGGTGTTATTGTCCGTTGTGTAGCACCACAAGCCGGGCTCATCCTCACTCTCGTCcgggttgcggcagtagttctccaccAACTCAGGATACTCCTCTGGCGGGTAATCATGACTATGAGGAGAGCCGACATCCCATCGCTGACACGTCTTGCCACTTATCGTGACAGAGACGTTCCCGCGGTATTCTGATCCAGTAGAATTGCCCACGCAGACTGGAATAAGAAATTGGAATaaacttccgaaaataatttcatcaggttggtagaaaataggatatgggagctTCCTTATACacaatctcacctgctgacgtttcgatgtctatcagacaccttcttcagagcttctgactggagtactgcttctcactgctataagtagccgatgtagttGGCGCTTTTGCGTTGAGAACACTGTCCtaaatatggctaagtttgtatcccccctcgtctcggttcaacttagacatatttgggacagtattctcaccgcaaaagtgccacctacatcggctacttatagcggtgagaagcagtactccaatCAGATGcactgaagaaggtgtctgatagacatggaaacgttagcaggtgagatcaatacctggttgtgtataaaggtTCTCCCATATCTTGGAATAAACCTATTTTGCTATTTACCAGTTTCGACATGTGAAAGAAAGCAAAGCACTGCAATCCTCAAAATAACAGTGAATTGTCATTGTTTTCGTTTCTTGTTTTCCCTGATATAGACGAAATAGATGTTATTATGTTACTCTATGTTGAATAAACATGTCAAGACAAAAAGCCTAGAGCCAAAAATTCCAGAAGAGAACAACCAGTCTTTTACCAAAAGGGCATGCAGGGTGGATGCAGTACTCCCAGGGTGTGTTAGGGTCCGTTGGATAGCACCACATAGTGCCCCAATTCCCGTTggggttgcggcagtagttctccgCCAACTCTGGAAACTTCTCTGGCAGGTAGTATCCACGGCGGCTATGCGGAAAGTCTACATCCCATCGCTGACATGTCTTCCCACTTTGGGTCACAGAGAGATTTCCGCGGAAGTCAGTCGCGTCAGGATTAGCCATGCACACTGGAATAAGTTACAACAACAATCAAATGAAATATCGATAAAGTGATAGTTCGTTGAGAAAGAGAGGGAAAAGCAACCTCTGATCATTGTGCTGATTTGTTTTTGTGGGTGATATCTTCCACTCCATTCGCTTACCCTATCCCACCAACTTTTATATCAAGTGAGGTTACCTTCTGAGCTGTAGGAGGGTGGTGACTGCGTGACACCTCGTCTGTTGtttatagtagtagtagtagtccactgttttctgctgctgtttATAGTTCCTACCTGTAATAGAATGGTATTTCTGTTATACGATTGCTGTTTTGCTTGTGGTAACAATCTAGTATAACTGTTAGGTGTACCGGTTGTTTTCAGCTGTAAGCTTTACCCAAGGCAGAACTGAGCTATTCATGAAATAATcacctcgttaaaccaggactccatatcgctccacgttacatcggtcgcgaaaggggccctggtaaaaaaATCCGTCACATATGGTTATAGCAGGTCGACgcgacttgctcatgaataattaacgagctgaccttatttggcacaaacggcagttgtagctcgtgaataatcaatgagctagccgtaacatgtaacctgattggttgatagcttcccagcgttctttgcgcgctggcttccgatgagaggaagcaaaccctctgattggctgttttggtggcgacgtcatcataaccatatgtgacgggtctttttaccagggcccctttcgcgaccgatgtaacgtggagcgatttggggtcctggtttaacgagggtggaAATAATGTGTAGTCCGTTTCTTGGGTACGGTGATACCCAATTAAGAGCTGCTCAACTCAGGTGTCCTcataatacaaaaatacaacaacagaTAGCTATATAAGGGAGCTCTAAAGATAAAACGCGCAGTGGaacaaataaaataaagattgattgattgattgatttcaaCTGATTGCATGGTTCATCATTTTGGCAACTATACTGCACATGCGCATGTAGGTATGGGCAATCAACTTGACGTATAGGGGAAACTGAAGTGTTGCAACAAATGCCattaatgcatgtagccctatggggaagtggaGAAAGAGAaagtgtcattatctcaggaatcaaaacaactGACTACGAAAACTTACcttcaaatactaaccagttatgtcaactgtcatcagatttattcctgacaaattctgtACGGCTGTTCTCCagacataccccccccccccccatcagagcccttggatacgtcctacaggcttcagacacccagtcgaagaccatcccactatatcaggggggtgccaaaaccctcaaggtagagaaagaccatttatttcaactaattcagcaaatacagaaacTATCACACCACAGTCactcctatattgcccagatttcacaaaaaatcccgcCAAAAAAGGATTtgcaatggtttaaaccctgttTTTTACTTCGTCTCTCATTGtggggtctgggcgcaggcgcaatccctttagtttcCCCTATagcattggaatatcatgctTCACTATGCTTCACTACTACGCTTCAGTACAAAGGAGCCTTCATGTAATACTTTCAGAAAAGTCACAGAAGTAAATTGCGTTTATagcaacaagaagaagaaaagacataGGCTTGCCGTTTGAGGATCCTGCTTGTCGTTGAAGTATAAGCTGACGAGGATTCCGCCGGAGACCAATAATGCCAAGACGACATTTGTGATTACAACATCGCCCACCCGTCGCTTTGAACATCCTGATGAAACGAATGACGTGAAAATGTCAAGGTAAGAAAGAAGAGACGGCTCTTATACAGTCCtttcaaataaaagaaatcatCAATATAGTAGTACATGATGGAATTACGTTATGagtgaaaataaaggaaatcagCCAGGCAGATACATTGGAAATGTCTTCATTTTAATCTATTCCTAGAAGCAGAATAGCAAACCTTTAGGTATCAGAAAGATAGAGGTCTGGAAAAGCACAACAATGTCTTGAAATGAGGAGAACACTTACCACGAGCTGCTTGTTGAGGAACGTTTGCCACGTACATCGGGTTTGGGATAAGGGAGTTTAGCACGTACATCGGGTTAGGGATGAGGGAGTTTAGAATGGAACTCGGATCTTGGTGATTAAGTGTCCTCCTGTCATTTTGGACAGAGGCTGATGTGTCAGCATCATTCATGGGCGCGTCACGTCGTGTTACGTCAGTCATATCATATTGGCACTTGTAGGCGACAGTATATGGTGTGATATCGACGTCAGAGGGGGCAGTGTGGCGTGTTCTTTTGTTGCCATCTACACCATCAATTTCTTGGGgtatttcatcttcatcatcttcctgaTGTCTCACATCGTATGGCGTACCGCCACGGTTCTCGTCGTGTGTCTGATACCTGGCAGCGTAGGgcatttcatcttcatcatcttcctgaTGTCTCACAGCGTATGGCGTACCGCCACGGTTCTCGTCATGTGTCTGATATCTCACAGCGTAGGgtatttcatcttcatcatcttcctgaTGTCTCACAGCGTATGGCGTACCGCCACGGTTCTCGTCGTGTGTCTGATACTTGGCAGCGTAGGGTGTttcatcctcatcatcttcTTGATGTCTTAAAGCGTATGGCATACCGTCACGGTTCTCGTCCTGTGTCTGATACTTGGCAGCGTAGGGTGTttcatcctcatcatcttcCTGATGTCTCACAGCGTATGGCGTACCACCACGGTTCTCGTCGTGTGTCTGATATCTCACAGCGTAGGgtatttcatcttcatcatcttcctgaTGTCTCACAGCGTATGGCGTACCGCCACGATTCTCGTCGTGTGTCTGATACCTGGCAGCGTAGGGTATTTCATCCTCATCACCTTCCTGATGTCTCACAGCGTATGGCATACCACCACGGTTCTCGTCATGTGTCTGATATCTCACAGCGTATGGTTTGATGTCGAGAGCGTTGTTAGCAGGTCTGGAGGTAGATTTAGGACGCACAGACGGACCAGCGTCTATTTCTACCGCGACATCATCAGTTATATCATCTATCTCGTCGTTTTCAGCTGCAGCCCCACTTGTTTTGAGTTTGTTATTGTCATCGTCATCATGGCCCTCCTGGTGTATAGCTGGCTCGATACTGGGCTTGCCGTCGCTGTTAGCCGGCCTGTGTGCGGGTTCGGAGCAGACTTCTGGCTCGTATATCTGATTTTGATAAAGTGCACTCGGAGGAAGTCGGATGTCACGCATGTTGATGTCATCACTACCAAAGGCTGAGATGCCAGCATCATTTCCGGATACGTCACTTCCGTTCTCAACTGTGGCATCAGTTGCCGCAGACAGGTTGGGATGATGTTCGCCGTCGGTGTTTTCACCAGAGCTCTTGGCGATGGAGGGATCGCCATGTCCACCATCTGGCCCGTAGGCAGTTTCCAGATTGACACGCAATCGCTTCATATCGGCTTGGATAGGATCGTTCTTCGGCAGATTGGGTGCGACGTCGGAGGGGAATTCTTCAGCCAATGTTCCAACAGGTCTTGGCGATATGGCGGCTGTATGTTGTTCTGGTGCAGGGATGTGATTTCTATGTGGTTATATAGCAGTGCGCACTTGTTACATCAAACAGACTGTCACAGCGGATGTCAGCTGATGTTGGTAATCCTGACCGATTTTAAGCAGGCTCAGTTTGCTTCTGAAGACGAGTTTGAGGATTGATGCGATTGATGTGACTCCGaaatgaatttgtctgttttgCTGATTTCATTTTCACATCAATAAGCGATTGATACAGTCCGTTCCTTTGTCAAAGTTTAGATCTAAACATTGACTACAGCGTCGAAAGTCCCCGGAACATCGGTGAAGGCCCCTGTATCCGTGCACATCTTTAATCGGTGATTTCTTACGTTACAACCTTTAAACGACTATTCTGTTTACTTTGTGGCCCCTGCGCTAGTATTTATATTTGTCTAtaataaaattcctgtttatggtattattttcagtgtgcccgtCCACTTCACTTATAAATATGAGATTGCTACCAATACCAGGTCAGTtaattctgacttcgtccgtgtccaagagatggtaacgtcttatgtgggatttatgattattagtgtttgacggacgtcgTCCCAGCctcgttcaatttgtgacggggctggttttcagcaacaacaaaaaaacggtCGACGCCCGGGCAAATctgaaattcggcgagcgtcGGGCAATCTACAAATTTGGCCGACGcccgcatgaattgtgacgccggctttaagaAAATTGCTCTAAAAGGATGTTAGCTTATGATCTAGGGGTCATCCCTAGATATCTTACCCTTAAAAGAAGAAACGGTCGAAGATTAAGGGCGGGTATAGATGTTGATGTATAATGTATACATTATAAGGATTTCACTACTACACATCAGCAAAAGCGATCTTTTTTTAAGTGTATGAAAGCCTTAATGCCCCGTCTACAAAAACATTAGGAAGATGTAACTATGAATGAATGTAATGAAACAAATTCGTACTTTCGATACAGCTTTAAtttgcaaaaatgtatattaGATTGACTTACAGatgcagaagctggtgtgttacgcccaaGAGCGATTAtaacggctatacagatacagatacagaaacaaacTTTCTCGTCtcgattttttatttatttttatctttttatagaTATCAAATACAGCCCACAGCGTCTTTACCCTATGGGTGATGTTTATCTTGACGTTACTCCTGTAAAGAAACTAGAAACAAGTAAAGACCACTTGTATGAATGCTGCCAATAAATGTAACACATATAAATGAGGAAAACCACATCAAAGCAAAAAACAGTATCTGATTGCATGTAGCTTCACCCACTTTGTGGTTTATCCAGCGAAAGAAGTGAAAAAAATACgaaatatatcatataatcAGAACACTGCTATACAATCAGATAACGGGTGATAGAGAATTAACCTTAGCCTCAAACACCctaacggggtcatttttgacacCCGGCGTTGGTTTTTATGTGCCATTTGATTATGTTTGATCgggaaaaaattccttccgtgactttgtcagtagacatgtATTCTAACCTgtcctaattttctagggagattgcctcaatactgttgacattatagaaGAAAGTCGGGAGTGATTgcactggggtcatttttgaccccagtaGAAtattgtgctgtttttgagacctgccctgtaactcctaaactgcTTATTGTATGACCATCAAATTTTCAGATGATGCACATGCGAATTActattaccataacaaattttgtgtcattatgacgtaattttatgtgattttatccgccatcttagattttgaccgatgacgtcatcaaatcagcataagatatcaatatcaaattatgaaagttacattggattacataagatgataacaacataagaaaataattgtggtgtaccaacaaagcctcgaaacgtcattgtatgaactgaaattagcagattttgtaaaatatgcttgtcaaaaacccgttgccatggcaacacgacaaaccatgaacttactttatcaatttgaaatagTTGTTAAGGACATTTATGAAacgtcaccaagtttggtggctctagcgTAAGCCGTTTAGGAGTTCTGCAACATTAAATTTGGCGTGGGTTTGAAATGtcccctcccggtctaaataAGGATAGTTCAAAAcatggtccttctgatcttttgcataaattatgataatgaacgggaattattcataccttAACATACCAAAACATTCcacttacattgatgaagcaatgtatggataaaaTTCAGTGAAAAACGTGAAAAGGGAGACTTTACTGAACAAAGCAtgttggggtcatttttgaccccgttcagtcattttagtcgcaaaaaaacagttcgggtgtttgaggatTAAAATAATATCAGAAAACCGACATTCAATCAGAAACCTAGTATGCAATTGAAACACTGGTATACAATcggaaaaaatgtattcaataaGAAAAATGGTATCCAACCAGAAAACAATACAATcgataatataatgtaataacCAAGTCAATAgaatacaatcagaaaactggtaaACATTTAGAAAACTGGTATACATTTAGAAAACTGGAATTCAATAAGAAAGCAGGCATTCAATCAGAAAGCTAGTATACAAGCAGAAAACTGACATTCAATAAGGAAACTGGTTTTCATTAAGAAAACTGACATTAAATAAGAAAACTTGTAATGTATAAGAAAACTGGTATTCAATAAGAAAACTGATATCCAAAAAGAAAACTGGTATTCAATGAGGAAACTGGTAtaatacaatcagaaaactggtatacaaaTTAAAGAACTGGTGTCTAATCAGAAAACTGGTATCCAATCAGAAAACTGTCATTTAATCAGAAAAACGGTATTCATGATCAATCCAAAACTATCAGGAAAAACAGCACTTGTGGTGAAGCAGAAAATGTGTTTCTAATTACAGAATGGGCATTGGCATCGGTAACTGATATCGGGAACTGATATACATTCAGTTAACTGGTATTCAATAAAGGAAGATAAAAAGTAAAATCTTTTGTAATGAAAAAATTGGATTTCAATCAGAAAACTCATaaacaatcagaaaaaaaatagaatacaTTCAGAAATCTGTCATAGTGGCCTCACGCGTTACCGTATATAGTGCATTGTTTCCGAATCAGACCTTACCACAGACTGGTACGTCACAATACTCCCATCTAGTCAtgggatccgtggtgtagcaccaaactccggaatcgccgtccggattccggcagttgTTTTGCTCCAGTCCGGATGATGGGTGATTAGCAGGCGTCTCGGAGTGTTGATGAGGTGTCTGACTATCCCAGCGCtgacacgtcttgcctgttTCGGTAACAGAGACTCTTCCTCGGTAGGATGCCCCATACCCTTCCTGACATAATCCTGCTTCAAGGAAATTAAAAAGAGGTATATTTGCCGCATCGTAGACgtatatttgttttgaaaacgGAAATGATGCTTTCGTAGTATAATTCTATCATGGTAGACGTATCAACATTTATTCTATAGGTATCCTTTTTAAGATGACACTTAAACACGGAAACTATACCATAGGGGATGTGTTTTTGACATGGTATATAACAATAGGAATAATTTTGATGGTTTAGTATGTTAACCCTCATCCATGTTGACCCCAGGCATGTGtaccatatcaacatttttggtttgagaaaaaaattccttcaatgagtttgtttgtgtacatgtctaaCAACGTCTGAGAAAATTGTACATGTTACAAGTATGTAATCGCCGCGATTTACCACAAAGGAATTATAGCACCTTTAcattggttatgcaaataagtccaACTTTTTGCATAAATGGTATCTGCAGATGTTCAACCTACCATAAATTACATAGGTCATATGTCTTAAAGTGCTTTTGATATTATGGAAATGCTGCAAATAttcattttcctcattaattatgcacatgCAATCATacattacataatttgcattccATTGTTTACATCTCTGTCTGAGCTACTTAGTTGACATACTTGGTATCATGGAAAATCAACGTTCCTTTGTTCATGTATCCTCCTTTTGATTTTGAGAAAAAcgccctgcagttctagagcaagctgctggggggggggggtcaaaccTGCACCACTTATTCCTTACATCACAGACTGTCCTCCACCAGCAGAAGCAAGACTatggcacgtccaggtcaaactGTACAAAATCCGGACGTTCTGCTTCAATACTAAGGTCacatacgggggggggggggcaaaaatgACCTTGACTTCGTCTTCCCAAAATCTAGCTATAAACCAAATACCATCGTTatacatccagaggttcttgagttatgctgattgTAAAATCCGGAAACagagacacacatacagacaggacaaaaactatacctccatttttcatgtcggtaaTACTTAACTTCCATTATTTTATTCAGTACACGTAAAAATTGGTTATTGGTTACCTGACTCAGATAACGTCTTACTCATCTTGTGAAAACGCTGCTCTAAGTCGGCGGTTCTGCTTCGCTCCTTGTCTaggtcacgcttcaaggcgtcgacagtggtggacagttggcgcatgttgTCATGGTCACTCTTCAAGGCGTCGACAGTGGTGgccagttggcgcatgtcgtcatGGTCACTCTTCAAGGCGTCGACAGTGGTGgccagttggcgcatgtcgtcatGGTCACTCTTCAAGGCGTCGACAGTgatggacagttggcgcatgtcgtcatGGTCGCTCTTCAAGGCGTCGACAGTgatggacagttggcgcatgtcgtcatGGTCGCTCTTCAAGGCATCGACAGTGATGGACAGCTGGGCTATTTCCTAAACAAGTCAGAGTACCAAActttcactgcacgaaatggcctcgtttcccggcgtatacgtaccggtatttttctgtatttttatcGGATAccgacggatactgacggatacatgcggattcgtgtaagatatccgacaatttccgcaccggtatatggaatatttccggaagaatccgaaagtaaggtattttcgacgaatacggagccgtacactgcacggaaatgccaccgatcctgacggatacgaacaagaaattttctgtatttttggcggatactgacggatacaggcggatccaacctgacggatccgactaaatgcgcactgggatatggaatatttccggaagaatccgaaagtaaggtattttcgacgaatacggagccgtacactgtacggaaatgccacaggtcctgacggatgcgtacagggatttttctgtatttttggcggatactgacggatactgacgaatccaacctaacggatccgaaaatttccgcaccgggatcgggaatatttccggaggaatccgaaaatgaggtattttcgacggatacggagccgtacactgtacggaaatgccagagatcctgacggatacgtacaggaagttttctgtattttttaaaagagaattgcggatactgacggatacaagcggtctgtgatccggaacctcagatccggaggaatacaaaaataggaattttcgacggatatggggccgtacattgcacaaaattgcccaagatcctgacagatacgtacagtatgtatttgccacggatacagactgatccaacatacagactttctacaatctttgacatattgtgactctgaatatgtttgtatttgccacgaatatgtacaaatcaaacacacaaagtttgatagaatggttgattattcataaatacgcgtgcattcttaatttaacgatacccaaaacattattattcaatgacaggaagttttgggaaagcctgaatgtaacatcatttcatatttcaacatatatgcatttctaagttcaaaactatcaaatacaatacggaagttctatgtggctaaataatccatttcgtttaagacaggccgagggacatccatatactcaaagcacctctgcatatgcaggttaatgtcggtaaattggggttgtgtaagcacaattgttataaaatgcattacaattaacaaccatcacatcatggtggtaatatttactgccgtatagtgcacttggaccaaaaatttctacatgttctacatattctactaaagtaatgaaagccttatttgtggccagttcttcgtctaaaagatatcagatacaaataatttcaaatacagaggttgaaaatagaaacttcatagtaacattatactgtctgaaaaactcccatgatgacacgccacattttacacgtaagtagtatatgccgtggaactgcatgtgtataatcgccctctccccattctatgactacatctgagttcacttcttccatgcactcttggtaaggtacaggcaaggctgatttcttctgtatctagcatgttggactcagcttggagttcttcttgtgatgaaccagttcctatatgataaaaccaaatgatgaataaatatcaattcacatacttagtatttaagtaacatgtcacatgattttgacataactgtgatcaaggaggttatatagactatataacctccttgctgtgatgggcttcgtttcatcacagcagctaacaaaaaacaagggacaatgggtatcaatcatgcctgtctcagctaacattgaagtgtaccgatgatggacttaagccttaccgaaggagcctgaggtactctgagcatctgacagctgattgctttgttccaagccaagctaaggtcctcacatcatgtgctgcatttgtgaaggaagtatctgccgatgctgtataggatgtatatataaagggaatcaatgacaaatattaaacatatcacataatcacatttgtaaaaaaatgattctggcatcgtttaattgaatacgtaaaacttacattcataacttgaatatgatattgatcaaacatgtacagctataactgaatgcaacAATCACTGAAACAGACTtctacctccacataagttccagctcactatccacaaactgtgggacctttgtgggacaaatacttatgacattctcttccgttacaggatatctttaattatctttccctcaaccgcttgctatgttgtatctgaaacgttaaccagacacaaatgtctgttgaccattggcaagaacgaacaacttgaaagctataaatttcctagatcctaacggtgtagaagtgcaggtcgactggataattcttaatgtcatgcaaatgcgatgatatgtcaagccacaata
Protein-coding regions in this window:
- the LOC136437557 gene encoding apolipoprotein(a)-like, whose product is MRQLSITVDALKSDHDDMRQLSITVDALKSDHDDMRQLATTVDALKSDHDDMRQLATTVDALKSDHDNMRQLSTTVDALKRDLDKERSRTADLEQRFHKMSKTLSESGLCQEGYGASYRGRVSVTETGKTCQRWDSQTPHQHSETPANHPSSGLEQNNCRNPDGDSGVWCYTTDPMTRWEYCDVPVCEQHTAAISPRPVGTLAEEFPSDVAPNLPKNDPIQADMKRLRVNLETAYGPDGGHGDPSIAKSSGENTDGEHHPNLSAATDATVENGSDVSGNDAGISAFGSDDINMRDIRLPPSALYQNQIYEPEVCSEPAHRPANSDGKPSIEPAIHQEGHDDDDNNKLKTSGAAAENDEIDDITDDVAVEIDAGPSVRPKSTSRPANNALDIKPYAVRYQTHDENRGGMPYAVRHQEGDEDEIPYAARYQTHDENRGGTPYAVRHQEDDEDEIPYAVRYQTHDENRGGTPYAVRHQEDDEDETPYAAKYQTQDENRDGMPYALRHQEDDEDETPYAAKYQTHDENRGGTPYAVRHQEDDEDEIPYAVRYQTHDENRGGTPYAVRHQEDDEDEMPYAARYQTHDENRGGTPYDVRHQEDDEDEIPQEIDGVDGNKRTRHTAPSDVDITPYTVAYKCQYDMTDVTRRDAPMNDADTSASVQNDRRTLNHQDPSSILNSLIPNPMYVLNSLIPNPMYVANVPQQAARVCMANPDATDFRGNLSVTQSGKTCQRWDVDFPHSRRGYYLPEKFPELAENYCRNPNGNWGTMWCYPTDPNTPWEYCIHPACPFVCVGNSTGSEYRGNVSVTISGKTCQRWDVGSPHSHDYPPEEYPELVENYCRNPDESEDEPGLWCYTTDNNTRWEYCFNPACP